The Geotoga petraea genome includes the window CGTCAATAGCAATGAACTTATTTCCCGCAATCAATATGTCTTTCTTCCCTAAAAATTTTGGGGAATATACTTGGATGTTTTTTATCAGTATCATTTTTTATCACCTCGATTTTATTTTAACATAAATTTATAAAATTGGAATTGATTTATTAACATATTTTTTTAGCTTAATAAAAATGATATAATAGAGTAGACAGATAAAGGAGGCTTGAAAATGAAAAAATTAATGATTGTTTTGTTTGTTATTAGTTCATTAATGGTTTTTTCCGTTGGTTTTGATGAGTTAAGAACACAATTCGTTAGAGCAAATTCAGAAAGAAATGTTGAAAAGATGGAAGTTGTTATCGATTTAACAGAAAATAACACAAATGATGCCAGTATTATGGCATTAAATGCAGAAGCCATGACTGAAATTGCCAACTGGGGATACACAGATGATGCAATAAGAGAAGATATGTACGAAAAAGCAGTTGAAAAAGGTGAAGCTGCTGTTGAAATTGAAAGTACCACATATACAAATTATGTGGCCGGTGCTGCTATAGGCAGACTTGCTCAATACAAAGGAATCGTATCCAGTTTGTTTATGCTTGGGGACTTTGATGATTATATCTCTACCGCAATAGAGTTGGATCCAAATAATTTTAAGGCTTTGGTTGCTATGGGAATGAGATATAGAGACACTCCTTGGCCGGCAGGAAATAATAAAAAATCCGAGCAATATTTAAAACAGGCTATAGAAGCAGAACCAACATATATTAACTCATATTATGAGTTAGGGATTTTATACAAAGAATGGGGAAAAGATGAAGAGGCAATCGAAATGTTTGAAGAAGTATTAGAAAGACCTGTTCATCCTAATTTCGTAGCTCAAGGAGAAGAAGCAAAAATGGAAGCTGAAAAACATTTAGAAGAGCTCAGATGA containing:
- a CDS encoding tetratricopeptide repeat protein, yielding MKKLMIVLFVISSLMVFSVGFDELRTQFVRANSERNVEKMEVVIDLTENNTNDASIMALNAEAMTEIANWGYTDDAIREDMYEKAVEKGEAAVEIESTTYTNYVAGAAIGRLAQYKGIVSSLFMLGDFDDYISTAIELDPNNFKALVAMGMRYRDTPWPAGNNKKSEQYLKQAIEAEPTYINSYYELGILYKEWGKDEEAIEMFEEVLERPVHPNFVAQGEEAKMEAEKHLEELR